The Flavobacterium johnsoniae genomic sequence TGACAATATTGTGGTAAAGTAGGACGTTTAAAATTTCTGAAGTTCTATTTATTTCCAATGCAATTCTAAAGCAAAACAAGTTTTTTCGCCTTTTGTAATACTGAATGTTGCTGTTGTATGATCGTCGTCTTCGCTTTCGTGAATTACAACTTGATCTTTTAAAGAGAGCTCTTTCATAAAGTTCATTTCGAAGCTTTTTACTTCTTGTTTCATAATTCTTTTCGGGTCAACATGATCTAAACACCATTCTAGATATTTTACGTTATTTACGTGATTTACAATGTCTAAATCAGATAAATAAACTGTTTTTTCAAAAACGGCTTCTTTTTCGTGATTAATATTGATTTTAGAAAAACCTTCTTCTGTTGCTCTGTTTTCTGGAAATAATTCAAAATGTTCGTATGGAAGTGCCAGTGCTTCTGGACGACGTGTTTGTGTGTTAAAAACGGCCCAATAGGTTTCGCAACCTACTATTTTTTTACCATTAACATACATTTCCAACGCACGAACAGAACGCGAATTTTCTAAACTGTTTATCCATGTTTT encodes the following:
- a CDS encoding acyl-[acyl-carrier-protein] thioesterase, with protein sequence MPISPNFTSVLSKDWEINFTQCTPTGFLKYTDLCNILQLTAAAHSEVGGISFYDMQEFHQAWVLSRMRVEVHSLPKWQDVVTVKTWINSLENSRSVRALEMYVNGKKIVGCETYWAVFNTQTRRPEALALPYEHFELFPENRATEEGFSKININHEKEAVFEKTVYLSDLDIVNHVNNVKYLEWCLDHVDPKRIMKQEVKSFEMNFMKELSLKDQVVIHESEDDDHTTATFSITKGEKTCFALELHWK